A segment of the Coccidioides posadasii str. Silveira chromosome 7, complete sequence genome:
TTGCTCCTGCTCAGCAACTTCTCGAACTTGATCCAAGTCGCCTTGAATATGGCGGCATCTGGCACATCTTTGGCAGATTTTGACAGCTGCAGCAACACGACTCCCGTACATATTTGGAGAAAGCCCATGACGACAGTGGTTATACTTATCGGAGAGCCTTTGAAACCTTGGAATAGAACGGCGGATGTAATAATTGTGGCGCTGGTAAATATAACATAGTAAGTCGGAGTAACCAGTGCGGCATTAAAAACATTCAAAGCTTTCTAGTTCGAACGGTCAGTCATTAACTAACGGCCACTGACAAATAGTAGCAGTATTTCCGAGACAGAGCCTTACATTTAAATAGATGATCTCGGTCAATAGGGTTATTATCACAAAACCTAACAGAACGTAAAGGAACCACTCCTTAAATTGCTGCTGTCCAGATATCTGGGCAATAATGGCTGCACCCAAACCTGAGTAGCAACAACACTCAATGCACCAATTAGACTGCAAATAGACAGATACACGAACATGCTTCTTTTCCGTAGCGGGGACCAGCCCAAATCGCCACGACAGTACAGCCAACGATGATGACTCCGGCATAGGTAAGAAATACGGGCCGAATAACGTAGCGTTTCATATCCTGGATGTTTGAAACCGACGACTGCTGTGGTGCATTCATTGCAA
Coding sequences within it:
- a CDS encoding uncharacterized protein (EggNog:ENOG410PIYM~COG:S~TransMembrane:3 (o24-42i69-89o95-121i)); this encodes MNAPQQSSVSNIQDMKRYVIRPVFLTYAGVIIVGCTVVAIWAGPRYGKEACLGAAIIAQISGQQQFKEWFLYVLLGFVIITLLTEIIYLNKALNVFNAALVTPTYYVIFTSATIITSAVLFQGFKGSPISITTVVMGFLQICDLDQVREVAEQEQPESEPKADAIRGTAAIIRRISTPRQKMERDEALRYQSERKLDESWSPGENEIIEWDGLRRRRTVLSAGPTATPRRTKTPRPPLGMSRFPEDDEDSEPKSRTGRWFSGQFSEPHIKRSLFEEAERGFAKHRNSNVLYRIRIDSRPFPEERRWSA